Part of the Paenibacillus sp. YPG26 genome, CCAGCGGCGCACAATCGCGAACATGGTATCCGACAGAGGAACACCAATAAGAATCAGCGGCGTCAGGAAGGATACGATCGCGACCTGCTTGAACCCTAGCAGGGATAACAGCGCCAAGCTGAATCCGAGGAATAAGGACCCCGAATCTCCCATGAAGATCTTGGCCGGATGAAAGTTGAAGTATAAGAAGCCTAAGATACTGCCCAACAGCAGTAGACACAATACGGCTGTGATCTCATTCCCCATAATAAAGGCCATTACCGCAATGGTACCAATTGCAATCGCAGATACCCCAGCAGCAAGCCCGTCAAGTCCATCAATCAGATTGATCGCATTGGTTACCCCAACAATCCAGAGGATGGTGAACGGAATCGACATCCATGCCTCAACAGATGAATAAGTATGGAACGGAATATTAGCGAACTCAATCTTAATATCAAATCCAAACACCACCACACACGCGGTTGCAATCTGGATTAGTAATTTTAATTTAGCAGACAGATCAAATCGATCGTCCAAAGCACCCAATACTACAATCATAGTTCCGCCGACTAGAAAAGC contains:
- a CDS encoding MraY family glycosyltransferase; this encodes MLMIYIIGFIVSLVLALGLTPLVKKFAIKVGVVDVPNARKVHTRVMPRLGGLGIYLSFVIGLVALLPFIPDSYISSRDLSFVGAFLVGGTMIVVLGALDDRFDLSAKLKLLIQIATACVVVFGFDIKIEFANIPFHTYSSVEAWMSIPFTILWIVGVTNAINLIDGLDGLAAGVSAIAIGTIAVMAFIMGNEITAVLCLLLLGSILGFLYFNFHPAKIFMGDSGSLFLGFSLALLSLLGFKQVAIVSFLTPLILIGVPLSDTMFAIVRRWMQKKPIFSPDKGHLHHCLRELGFSHRQTVLIIYGIAAFFGVLAIIQSSAALYSANWVTFVVICIMVFFLQIGAEVIGLIGKTKRPVLNFIARLRMKESAERGSK